The Oscillatoria acuminata PCC 6304 genomic interval ATCGCTTGTCGGATAGAGACTTCAGTTGGCTCAACTTGACCCGACGTTTTTATCACAAAATTACCATTTTGATTGAGGAGCAAATATCCCGTTTGCGCTCCCGCATTTTCCAAGGCAAAGCGCATCAATTTAGCCAGTAAATTATCTAGGGAGACTTCACCGATTAGTGCTTGGGAGGCTTGAATGACAGTGTTAAAATCTAAAAGACCCGTAGGGGAGGTACGGGTTGATTTATGATAATCATTGCTAGAGGATTGCCTGAAGTCAGTTTTTTTAATTCTTTGATTTAAGTCGGGATATTGTTGTTCTAACTGGTTTGTTTTCCCTTTTGCTCCCCAGCGAGAATAGCAATCATAGGCGTCAGTTAAGTAGATTTCAGCAATTTTAGTTTTCCCCCAATGCCCATAAAATTGGCCAGCGAGTTCATTCGCAAGGGCTTCTTCTTGCAGATATCCAGCCTCTTTTGCTCCCGCTATAGCGCAATCGTACAGGTCCATTGCTTGCATCGGTTCACCCAGCACTTTGGCACGTTCTGCCGCTACTAAATCATACTTATGTTGAAAATTTATCGAAGCATGAGATGCCCAATTTTGCAGTTGAGATTGATTCAAATCCACCTGTTCTAAATAGCTAGATCCACTGCTTGGAGACAGGTTAGAATAGGTGGCTAAAAGGCTCAGAGATTCGTAGAAATTCAGCACAGCGACGTGAAGATATCCTAAAGCTGATCCGCTTTGTTCTTTAGCTAAAGCCGCAAATCGTACTGCTTCAGTATAGTCGCTAAAGTGGTACAATAGAATAGTTTTACACAAATAAACCATGAACAAAACCGTCCCACTTTTTGAGGCAATTAGCTTGGGCAACATTTCGGTTTCATCAAAACTTGCTCCAGTTAAATGAGTGGGGTTTGATGCTTCTCCTAATAAATTTAACCCGACCTGCCTCCAGGCACTTCCGTAATAGATTGCTGTTTCTATTTTGCTTTTTTTTGCTAAATTGATATAGTTTTGTTGTTGTTCTACGACAACCTCTAAGCTATTTTCAGTCAATACCGCAAAGGCACAATAGTTCCCAGCACAATAACAAGCCCATTCTATATCCCCGGTTTCTAGGCCCGCTTGCACCCCTTCTATAAATTGCGGTAAACTGTTTTTTCCATGTTCTTTCCAAGGTCGGTTATGAGCATTAAACAGATTATAAACTTTAGCTGCTAATTCTTTAGCGTGAAATTTATCCAGTAATTTTAAAGCAATTTGGCCGGAATGATATCCGGCTTCAATTTCTCCCAAGCCGGATAAAAATAATCCATAAAATGCGTAAGCAAAGGCGGCTAATCCCGAGTTCCCTTCTTGGAGGCAAAACTGAATGATGGTTAAAATCGTCTGGGGAAACATCTGGGGTTTTGCAAAAAATATGGGGGCGCAGAGGGTGGTTAAAATTCGCAATGCCGAGAGTTTATTGGGGTCGGTGAGGGTGGGGAGGTTTTCTAATTCATTCAGAGAGGGGAGGGGAATCACGAGACTTTGTTCGGACTGGAGGGGGAGGAGTTCTACCCCTAATTCTTTTAAAAGTTGGAGTCCTTGGTCGATCGCCGGAAGGATTTTGAGTTGAGCGCTATCAACTTGCATTTGCAGTTCACAAAGTTTGATGCGATCGCCAGGTAAAATCGACTGTTTTAGTGCCAATTCTAGGAGGGTTGCCGCTTTCTCAAAATTGGCGTTTAAATATTCTAATTCTATGGCTTCCAGATACAAGGAAAACGTCAGCGCATAGTCTGTTTCCCAACTATCCGGCGCGAGGATTTTTAGCCCAATGGTGACATAGCTGAGGGCCGCTTCGTAAGCGATCGCAACTTTGGCTTTTTTTGTGGCGATCAGGTTGAGTTGAGCAATCCGATTGAGCCAATCGCGATCGGTGATTTGGTCGAGGGCGATATTCAGGTGGTTAACCCGGTCAAAAATCACCGCTTCCAGGTCCTCTTCCCCAGTCGCTTCTAGCAAGAGTTGACCAATTTTCAGGTGGGTTTCTTTTCTGCATTCTTCGGGAATCAAAGAATAGGCAGCTTGTTGGATGCGATCGTGCAGAAATTGATAGGCGATCGGCGCTTTTTCCGTCCAGATAATCTGATTGAGATTGTCCACTCTCTCCTGCATCATCAAAATCGGGTCCGATTCTAATCGGGGTACAATCAAACCTGCTTGCAGGGCTAACCCCAATTGATCTGAGGTGATTAAGGCCGAATTTTCACTCAATATCTCTAAAATTTCTAAATTAAAACTGTTCCCAATACAAGCTGCAATACTGAGCAATTCTTGTGTTTTTTCAGGCAGCTTTTGGATACTTCTGACTATCAACTCAACCACATTACAATCCCTAATGCCAATCGCTTGAATTTGTTGGATATTCCACTGCCAACCCTGGGATTTCCAGTTGTAAAATATCCACGCTTCTCGATAAAGGGTAGTCAGTAGTTGCGTTACAAAAAATGGATTTCCACCGGATTGATGAAATAGGATTTCAGCTAAAGCCTGAGAATCCGCAGATTTAGGGAACGTATCCGCCATGAATTCTTCAAGGTGAGCAAGTTTTAACGGTTTGAGATCTAAATGAGTCACTGAGACCCCGGTTTTTTCAATCCTTTCAAGGGTCTGAATCGTGGGATGCAAGGGAGAAACTTCGTTCTCTCGACAGGCCCCAATTAACAATAAATTCTGACGCTCTTGATCGCTGATTAACCCTTCAATTAATTTCAGGGAAGCTGAATCAGCCCATTGTAAGTCATCCAAAAATAAAACCAGGGGTTTTTCAGCTTGGGTAAACACATTAATAAACTGCTGAAATACGCGCTTAAATCGGTTTTGAGATTCGGTCGGTCCGAGTTTCGGAACCGGGGGCTGTTTCCCCATAATTAATTCTAATGCGGGAATGACATCAAAAATAATCTGACCGTTAGGACCCAAGGCCCAGAGCAGTTTTTCTTGCCATTTTTGAAGTTGAGCTTCGTTTTCAGTAAGCAGTTGCCGAATTAAGGCATCGAAGGCTTGAATCAGTGAATCATAGGGAATATTTCGCTTAAATTGGTCAAACTTACCCCTAATAAAATAACCAGGATGCTGCACCAATCGTTTGTGAGTTTCCTGGACTAAAGCCGATTTGCCAATTCCCGAATAACCCGCAACTAAAACTAGTTCAGCCCTACCCTCACAGACTCGTTCAAAAGCGGCCAATAATTGCGAAATTTCTCGTTCCCTTCCATAGAGTTTTGGGGGAATCTCTAATTTACCGGAAACATCCTCTTCTCCTAAACTAAACTCATCAATTTCACCCTGTTGTTGCCATTGATTCAAACAGGTTTGCAAATCCGTTTTTAATCCAAACCCACTTTGATAGCGATTTTCTGCGGTTTTTTCCAATAATTTCATCACCAGCTTAGAAACGGTGACCGGAATTGTTGGAACGAGTTCATTGGGGGGAACTGGCATCCGGGCAATATGACAGTGAACTAACTCGATCGCCTCCTCGGCTTGATAAGGTAATTCCCCCGTGAGCATTTCATAAAAAGTTACCCCTAATGAGTAAAAATCCGTGCGATAGTCGATCGCCCGATTCATCCGCCCAGTTTGTTCGGGAGACATATAGGCGAGAGTTCCTTCCAGGCTATTCAGATGGACCACCTCCGCCGTTTCCTGGGATAATTTAGAGGCGATCGCAAAGTCAATTAACTTCACCTCTAAATTCTGGGGCTGAATAATAATATTGCTCGGTTTAATATCTTTATGAATAATATGATGTTGATGAATTTCTCCTAAAGTTTGGGCCAACTGAATAGCAATTTTCAAAAACTCCTCCACCCCCAGGCGGTGTTGATGGAGAAATGTTCTCAAAGAAATTCCCCCCGAATCCGGTAAAATCAAAACCGGCAGATCACTGCTGATTTCCAGACTTAATGGCTCAATGACTCCCCTTAACTTTAACTGTTGAGTAATCTCATATTCATGATGGAGTTGAGCGATATCCATCGGACTCGGATACTCCGTCCCCAGGGTTTTTAAAATCACCGGCAACCCATCCGCTTCTCGAATGCCTCGATACACCACCCGCTTACTATTGCGGTAAATTTCTTTCCCGATTTGATAGCCTCTGAGTTCCATCATTTTCCCCTCCTGAGTATCTAAAAAAAAATCCTAGACTATTGGTATGCTTGAAACCCCTAAAACTTAAGAGTTACGATTCATCCAATTGTTTATGGCTTTCGATTAATTCCAAAATTTTATCAAACCGAAGGTGCGTTACAAAATTAGTAATCTGGTTAGCTAAGGCTGCATCTGAATCAGGAATTTGGGTCGTTAAAATGGCGATCGTTTCATCATCCAATTCTCGGGCAGCTTGATGCAGTTGAGTTTTCCACTCCTGCGGCATTCGCTGCCAGCAGTCTGTGATCACTGCCGCCTCGGACTGAACCGACAGTTGGGGACGACTGATATCGGAGGACCGAACCTCTTCAGAAACATAACGCACCCCTAGATGTTCAGCCATCTTTTCAAAAATGACTTGTTCCCGAAATGGTTTACTGGCAAAATCATCACATCCCGCCTCCAAAACCCTGACTCGATTTTCTTCAAATGCACTGGCGGTTAACCCAATAATCACCGGAATTTGCTCACTTTTACTCTGTTTAATTTGTTTCGTGGCTTCATAGCCATCCATCACCGGCATTTGCATATCCATCCAAATTAAATGGGGTTGCCAACTCTGCCAAATCGTCACAGCTTCTGCGCCATTCACTGCTTCTTTGACTTCAAAACCCAGGGGTGAAAGTAGGTTGACCAATAACAACCGACTTTCCCATTTATCCTCAACCACCAAAATCCGATAAGCTGGTTGATTCGGCGCTAATCCTATCACTCGTTGGCTGGATGATTGAGCGATTTCAATCATACCTTCTGCCAGACTCATTTTGATGTTAAATTGAAAAATTGTGCCTTTGTCTAGGGTAGAGCTAACGGTAATTTTGCCCCCCATTAATTCCACAAATTGCCGGCTAATGGGAAGACCTAAGCCTGTCCCCGATTGAGATTTAATTCCCGTTTTCGTTTGGACAAAGGGGTCAAATAAACTCTCAAGTTCTTCTGCATTAATTCCCGGTCCTGTATCTTCGATTTCACAGACTAAATAGGTTTGTTTTTCTCCCTCGATACTGTCCGGATCCGTGGAAGGCTGTCCATTTGCCGTTAACGAGTGGGATTCGGTAGTTACCCGAACCGTTACCCCACCTTGTTCGGTGAATTTGATGGCATTTCCCAACAGATTAATTAAAATTTGCCGTAATTTACTTTCGTCAGTTTTGATAAACCCTGGGACATCAGAAGTCTGTTCAAATATGAGATGTAATCCTTGGGATTCAGCTTTGAGTCGGAACATTTCTTCGAGAGAGGTTAACAGCCGATACAGGTCAAAACTGGTTTCATTCAAAGAAATTCGACCGGCTTCAATTTTAGACATTTCCAACACATCATTAATCAGGGTGAGTAGATGTTCCCCCGCCCGTGAGATGATGCTGAGGTACTCTTGTTGTTGGGATTTGAGGCTATGGTCTCGATTCAGGATTTGAGTAAAGCCCAGAATGGCATTGAGGGGAGTTCGCAATTCGTGACTCATTTTAGACAGAAATTCCCCTTTAGCTTTGCTAGCAGCATCCGCCGATTCTTTTGCTTGTTGTAGGGCTAATTCTGCTCGTTTACGCTGAGTAATATCGCTGGCTGTGCCGGTTAAACCTAAGAGTTTACCCTGAGCGTCTTGCCGGATAATTGCATTGACAAGTAAATAAATTGGTCTGCCATCTTTCGCGATATCTATCGTTTCATATTGACAAATTGACTGGCCCGCCAAAATTTTATTAAACGCGGCTTGTTCCGGGTTTTGATTTTCATTTTCAGGAGATTTGAAGTCTGAAAAATGATGACCGATCATCTCTTCGGGTTCATACCCATAAATATCCTTAACGGCTTGGTTGACAAAAGTAAAATAACCTTGGCTATTCATCGAAAATATCATTTCCTGAGAGGTTTCCACCAAGTCGCGATACTTCCGTTCACTTTCGCCTAATGCTTCTTCTGCTAATTTGCGATCGCTGATATCAACCACTAATCCATCCCATAGAATACTCCCATCAGCTTGCTTTTCGGGGTTGGCATCTCCTTGAACCCATTTAATTTGACCGGATACGATAATTCTCCAAATAAAATGCCACGGTTCTAGGGTGGCGGCTGAACGGGTGATGGATTCGAGATGTTGCTGGCGATCGTCTGGATGGATTGAATCTATCAATAAAGAGCTATCTTCCATCGCAGCTTCGGCTTCAACTCCATAAATTTTGCGGCAACCGGGACTGACATAGGGAGATGTAAATCTTCCGTCAGGGTGCATCATAAATTGATAAATCATGCCGGGAATATTGGCGGCGAGATTATAATATCGGGTATTGCTTTGTTGTAATTGTTGAGTGCGCTCTTGTACGGTTGTTTCTAACTCGCGTGCATAGGCTTGTTGTTCTTCATAAAGTTGGGCATTTTCTAAGGCGATCGCCGCTTGAGAGGAGAGGAGTTTGAGCAATTCCACTCGGGCGGGACTAAAGGCCCCAACGAGCAGGTTATTTTCCAAGTACAGAATCCCAATGAGTTTACCTTGACCCAAAATTGGCGTACATAAAACCGACTTCGGCTGAGTCGCTAAAATGTACGGATCACTGCTGAATTGGTCATTTTGACTGGCATCGTTGAGAACGACATCTTCTTGAGTGCGACTTACATAATTAATTAAGGATAGGGGTAAATCGGAACTGGTTTCAGTGGCGATCGCCTGTCGAATAGCAACCTCAGTTTGTTCAATTGTCCCCGATGCTTCTATCACAACATTACCATTTTGGTTCAGGAGCAAATACCCGATTTGCGCTCCTGCATTTTCGAGAGCAAGACGCATCAACTTCCCCAGTAATGCATCAAGCTGTACCTCTCTAATGAGGGCTTGAGACGCTTTAACCACGGTATTCAAATCTAAAAATATATCGTAACCGCTACTTTTTGATTCGGTAGAATTATGAGTCTGAAGTTCCGTAGTGCTGACTTCGAGGGTTTTAAAGTTTAAGTCAGAAAATCGATGTTCTAAATCCTGGACCTTGGCTAATGCGCCCCAGCGATAGTAGCAGGCATGGGCTTTTTTCCGGTAAAGTCCGGCAATAGGGTCTCGTCCAATCTGTTGATAAAATTCTGCTGCTAATTCGCAGGCGAGGGCTTCTTCTTGGATATAGTTATTTTTTTGCGCCGTGGCGATCGCCAGGTCATAAAAATTCATCGCCTCTAACACTTCTCCCTTGACCCGCGCTTTTTCCGCCTCAACTAATTCATACTTTTGTTGAAAATTAGCGGGTGCAAAGCTGGCCCAATTTTTCATTTTATCTTGATTGGTTTCCACCTTGCTCAGAATCTGCTCTTGTTCAGATTCTGATGCCTGAAGATACACCGCCAAAGCGGAGAGAGAATCGTAAAAATAAAACAGCGTTTGGGGATAAACCGCTGTCAAACCATCTAAATAATTGGCGGCAATGGCAGCCAGGGCCACCGCATTTTCAAGTTTTCTAAATACATAATTCAAAATGAGTTTATTCAAATATAGAGAAGAGAGTGCAGACCGATCATTCGCTTGTTCATGGAGGTGCAACATCGTTTCTTCGTTATAAAACACCCCAATAATTTTCACGGTGTGATCGGATTTTTTGATTAAATTCAAAATCACCTGCCCATACAGTTGAGCATAAGTCAAAGTGGTGGTTTGTTTGAATTTTTCCAGTGAAAAAATATAATTTGCAATTTCTTCTTTTAATTTATGGAGTTCTTTGCCTGCAAAATAAGAATTTATACAATAATTATAAGCAGAAAGACCGGCATATTCTAAATCTCCATTTTCTAATCCGCTCTCATAAGCCGTCACCAAAGGTGGGATAGTTTCTTGAAGGGGTTCCTTCCAGACACCGACGTTATTATTCACCACCATCAAGGTTCGAGCTTTTAGCTCTTTGTTGTTAAATTTTTCTAAAACTTTTAAGGCTAACTGACCAAATTGATGGCCGATTTCAATTTCTCCAACAATCCCACATAAAATCAGGCCATAACAAGCGTAGGCATAGGCGGATTCATCAGTATTACCATAAGTTAAAGATAACTTAATTTCCTGAACTACAATCAAGGGGAGCAGCATCGGGGCCACTTGATAGGCCGGGGCGATCGCACTATTGAGAATCCGCATCCCGGCTTTTTGATGAGCCTCAGACATTTCAGGTAAATTGATTAAATCCTGGATATGTTTTCCGGTTAATTGGGTTGATATTTCATTCAGCCCAACTTGAATATCTGCGAAGGTTGGCTGTTCAGGTAAATAAATATCTAATAATTGAAGCGCTTTTTGGGTATTTTCTAACGCTTTGAGTTGTTGGCTGCAAGAGCTATAGGCTTTAATTCTGATTTCATAAAAATCAACTTGAGCTAGGGTGGATTGGGCTTGAACTAGGCCAATTTTTACCAAATCCTCCATTCGTTCAAAATCCGTATTGATGTAAGCGGCATAAGCCCCTTGGATATGCAGCTTGAGGGTGGTTGAATAATCAGTTTCCCAGCTTCCTTCTCCTAACAGTCTCAATCCGACCTGAAAATAGGTATCAGCCAATTCATAAGCATTGGCTGATAGTGCTTTCTGCCCTGCCCTTAAATTTAAGCGGACTAACTTAATTTGTTGTTCAGGACTGGTTATCAATTCACAACTATAGTTTAAATGATTGACAATCTCGAAAAGACTTTCCTCTATAGTTTCAGGCGGAGTATTCCTTAACAAGAGGTCAGCAATTTGCCAATGAGTTTCTTTTTTGCGGTTTTCTGGAATCAGCGAGTAAGCCGCTTGTTGGACGCGATCGTGCAAAAACTGGTAGCAGACTTTTCCCCCATTACGAGGTTCTCTAACCCGGGACAGTGTATGAGTTTTGTTTAAAGGAAGAATCAATTCTTCTTGAATGGCTTCCCACAAATCTCGACTCGTCAAATGAGGCGATCGCTCATTGACAATGGAGAGCATTTCTATATCAAAAGAGTTGCCGATACAAGCTGCTAATTTTAAAGCTGTTTGAGTTTTGGGCTGCAATTTTTGAATTTTGCGAACCATTAACTCCACGACATTCTCGGTGATACCGATTTTTTCAATTTGGCTGATTTGCCAATCCCAACTCCCTTTTTCCCAATTGAATGTTAATAACTGGTCTTGTTCTAAAGATTTTAAAACCTGGGTCAAGAAAAAAGGATTTCCCTGAGTTTTCTTGAAAATCAGCTTGGCTAGACTAAAAGATTTGGCTGTCGTACAATTTAACGTTTCTGCCAGCAAATCATTGACATGATGAACATTCAAGGGGGTGAGATTGATTTCGGTCCCGGGGACCTGTGTATTTTTAATTTCCTGCAATGTCAACCCCACAGGATGAGTCGCGGTGACTTCATTATCTCGATAAGAAGCAATCATCAATAAGTGATGATTTTGAGTATCAGTAATAACGCGCTTAATTAGTTCCAGCGAGGCTAAATCTGCCCACTGTAAATCATCAATAAAGAGAATCAGGGGATGTTCTTCTTGCGTGAAAATATTGACAAACTTTTGAAACACTAAATTAAACCGATTTTGAGATTCCGTCGGAGGTAGGGA includes:
- a CDS encoding AAA family ATPase, yielding MIELSGYQIGEEIYRNSKRVVYRGIREADGLPVILKALGTEYPSPTDIAQLHHEYEMTKHLKLGGIIEPLRLEISSNLPVLVLPDTGGISLKTFLNQQRLNLEMFLNLGIQLAQTLGEIHQRHIIHKDIKPSNIIIHPQSLKVQLIDFAIASQLSRETAAAVHPNSLEGTLAYMSPEQTGRMNRAIDYRTDFYSLGVTFYEMLTGELPYQTEEAIELVHCHIARMPVPPNERVPEIPIAVSNLVMKLLTKTAETRYQSGLGLKFDLEYCLKQWQEQGKIDEFKLGEKDFSGKLEIPQKLYGRDWERAQVLSAFERVCGGATELILISGYSGVGKSALVQETQKPLVKHRGYFISGKFDQFKLNIPYAAVIQAFAALVRQLLSDHEAQIKAWKQKILGAIGENSQVIIEVIPEVELIIGPQPALVSLPPTESQNRFNLVFQKFVNIFTQEEHPLILFIDDLQWADLASLELIKRVITDTQNHHLLMIASYRDNEVTATHPVGLTLQEIKNTQVPGTEINLTPLNVHHVNDLLAETLNCTTAKSFSLAKLIFKKTQGNPFFLTQVLKSLEQDQLLTFNWEKGSWDWQISQIEKIGITENVVELMVRKIQKLQPKTQTALKLAACIGNSFDIEMLSIVNERSPHLTSRDLWEAIQEELILPLNKTHTLSRVREPRNGGKVCYQFLHDRVQQAAYSLIPENRKKETHWQIADLLLRNTPPETIEESLFEIVNHLNYSCELITSPEQQIKLVRLNLRAGQKALSANAYELADTYFQVGLRLLGEGSWETDYSTTLKLHIQGAYAAYINTDFERMEDLVKIGLVQAQSTLAQVDFYEIRIKAYSSCSQQLKALENTQKALQLLDIYLPEQPTFADIQVGLNEISTQLTGKHIQDLINLPEMSEAHQKAGMRILNSAIAPAYQVAPMLLPLIVVQEIKLSLTYGNTDESAYAYACYGLILCGIVGEIEIGHQFGQLALKVLEKFNNKELKARTLMVVNNNVGVWKEPLQETIPPLVTAYESGLENGDLEYAGLSAYNYCINSYFAGKELHKLKEEIANYIFSLEKFKQTTTLTYAQLYGQVILNLIKKSDHTVKIIGVFYNEETMLHLHEQANDRSALSSLYLNKLILNYVFRKLENAVALAAIAANYLDGLTAVYPQTLFYFYDSLSALAVYLQASESEQEQILSKVETNQDKMKNWASFAPANFQQKYELVEAEKARVKGEVLEAMNFYDLAIATAQKNNYIQEEALACELAAEFYQQIGRDPIAGLYRKKAHACYYRWGALAKVQDLEHRFSDLNFKTLEVSTTELQTHNSTESKSSGYDIFLDLNTVVKASQALIREVQLDALLGKLMRLALENAGAQIGYLLLNQNGNVVIEASGTIEQTEVAIRQAIATETSSDLPLSLINYVSRTQEDVVLNDASQNDQFSSDPYILATQPKSVLCTPILGQGKLIGILYLENNLLVGAFSPARVELLKLLSSQAAIALENAQLYEEQQAYARELETTVQERTQQLQQSNTRYYNLAANIPGMIYQFMMHPDGRFTSPYVSPGCRKIYGVEAEAAMEDSSLLIDSIHPDDRQQHLESITRSAATLEPWHFIWRIIVSGQIKWVQGDANPEKQADGSILWDGLVVDISDRKLAEEALGESERKYRDLVETSQEMIFSMNSQGYFTFVNQAVKDIYGYEPEEMIGHHFSDFKSPENENQNPEQAAFNKILAGQSICQYETIDIAKDGRPIYLLVNAIIRQDAQGKLLGLTGTASDITQRKRAELALQQAKESADAASKAKGEFLSKMSHELRTPLNAILGFTQILNRDHSLKSQQQEYLSIISRAGEHLLTLINDVLEMSKIEAGRISLNETSFDLYRLLTSLEEMFRLKAESQGLHLIFEQTSDVPGFIKTDESKLRQILINLLGNAIKFTEQGGVTVRVTTESHSLTANGQPSTDPDSIEGEKQTYLVCEIEDTGPGINAEELESLFDPFVQTKTGIKSQSGTGLGLPISRQFVELMGGKITVSSTLDKGTIFQFNIKMSLAEGMIEIAQSSSQRVIGLAPNQPAYRILVVEDKWESRLLLVNLLSPLGFEVKEAVNGAEAVTIWQSWQPHLIWMDMQMPVMDGYEATKQIKQSKSEQIPVIIGLTASAFEENRVRVLEAGCDDFASKPFREQVIFEKMAEHLGVRYVSEEVRSSDISRPQLSVQSEAAVITDCWQRMPQEWKTQLHQAARELDDETIAILTTQIPDSDAALANQITNFVTHLRFDKILELIESHKQLDES
- a CDS encoding PAS domain S-box protein gives rise to the protein MMELRGYQIGKEIYRNSKRVVYRGIREADGLPVILKTLGTEYPSPMDIAQLHHEYEITQQLKLRGVIEPLSLEISSDLPVLILPDSGGISLRTFLHQHRLGVEEFLKIAIQLAQTLGEIHQHHIIHKDIKPSNIIIQPQNLEVKLIDFAIASKLSQETAEVVHLNSLEGTLAYMSPEQTGRMNRAIDYRTDFYSLGVTFYEMLTGELPYQAEEAIELVHCHIARMPVPPNELVPTIPVTVSKLVMKLLEKTAENRYQSGFGLKTDLQTCLNQWQQQGEIDEFSLGEEDVSGKLEIPPKLYGREREISQLLAAFERVCEGRAELVLVAGYSGIGKSALVQETHKRLVQHPGYFIRGKFDQFKRNIPYDSLIQAFDALIRQLLTENEAQLQKWQEKLLWALGPNGQIIFDVIPALELIMGKQPPVPKLGPTESQNRFKRVFQQFINVFTQAEKPLVLFLDDLQWADSASLKLIEGLISDQERQNLLLIGACRENEVSPLHPTIQTLERIEKTGVSVTHLDLKPLKLAHLEEFMADTFPKSADSQALAEILFHQSGGNPFFVTQLLTTLYREAWIFYNWKSQGWQWNIQQIQAIGIRDCNVVELIVRSIQKLPEKTQELLSIAACIGNSFNLEILEILSENSALITSDQLGLALQAGLIVPRLESDPILMMQERVDNLNQIIWTEKAPIAYQFLHDRIQQAAYSLIPEECRKETHLKIGQLLLEATGEEDLEAVIFDRVNHLNIALDQITDRDWLNRIAQLNLIATKKAKVAIAYEAALSYVTIGLKILAPDSWETDYALTFSLYLEAIELEYLNANFEKAATLLELALKQSILPGDRIKLCELQMQVDSAQLKILPAIDQGLQLLKELGVELLPLQSEQSLVIPLPSLNELENLPTLTDPNKLSALRILTTLCAPIFFAKPQMFPQTILTIIQFCLQEGNSGLAAFAYAFYGLFLSGLGEIEAGYHSGQIALKLLDKFHAKELAAKVYNLFNAHNRPWKEHGKNSLPQFIEGVQAGLETGDIEWACYCAGNYCAFAVLTENSLEVVVEQQQNYINLAKKSKIETAIYYGSAWRQVGLNLLGEASNPTHLTGASFDETEMLPKLIASKSGTVLFMVYLCKTILLYHFSDYTEAVRFAALAKEQSGSALGYLHVAVLNFYESLSLLATYSNLSPSSGSSYLEQVDLNQSQLQNWASHASINFQHKYDLVAAERAKVLGEPMQAMDLYDCAIAGAKEAGYLQEEALANELAGQFYGHWGKTKIAEIYLTDAYDCYSRWGAKGKTNQLEQQYPDLNQRIKKTDFRQSSSNDYHKSTRTSPTGLLDFNTVIQASQALIGEVSLDNLLAKLMRFALENAGAQTGYLLLNQNGNFVIKTSGQVEPTEVSIRQAITLETSPVLPLSIINYVSRTQEDIVFNNASQEQQFINDPYILEIQPKSVLCTPIIGQGKLLGLLYLENNLIVAAFNPSRVELLKLLCSQAAIALENAQLYEEQQAYARQLEKQVQERTQQLQQSNTRYYNLAANIPGMIYQFMMHPDGRFSCPYISPGCRKIYGVKAEAAMEDISLLMDLTYPDDREEHIESIARSAATLEPWHFIGRIIVSGQIKWVQGDANPEKQADGSILWDGLVVDISDRKQAEEKLRKSEERWQLALKGNNDGIWDWNISTNEVFFSPRWKQILGYEDHELPNDFNEWLQRVHSDDYRRVSQLCQEHLQGKIAFYSTEYRLLCKDGTYKWILDRGQALWDEAGNPVRMAGSNTDISDRKQAEEALRQSEEQFRTLVSSIPGAVYRCLCDHDWTMQYISDCVEEITGYPSYAFINNQSQSFGNIIHPEDRERCEFIILQATTSNQPFIVEYRIIHADGSTRWMYEKGQAIRGETEEIMYLSGVIFDVTDRKLAEESLAESERKYRHLVETSQDIIFSTDQSGYFTFVNQAVKQIHGYEPEEVIGRPFTDFQSPEQAAKDIEVFQEVLKTGSLFQYETVHLSKTGNPINFLCNVILIRDLDGNLIGTTGTVSDITKRKQAEEALLQSEAKLQKITANIPGMVYQFHLQADGTMKFSFVSEGCKMIYNRESQAIVDDAHLIIDTIYPDDLQRFYDTVEESAKTLQPWNWEGRVINRSGKINWLQANSTPEKQENGEIIWYGIVFEITERKRVELALQEAMKAAEAASKAKSEFLSKMSHELRTPLNAILGFTQILNRDHTLQSQQQDYLGIISRAGEHLLSLINDVLEMSKIEAGRISLNETSFDLYRLLTSLEEMFRLKAESKGLQLILERTPNLPPFIKTDESKLRQVFINLLGNAIKFTEKGGITVRVKSEIKSFFTEEFEKQFFLYLSCEIEDTGPGIRGEELDTLFDPFVQTETGRNSQSGTGLGLPISRQFVELMGGKITVSSTLEKGTIFKFNIKFSPADALTPGTEVPRQRVIGLAANQPTYRILVVEDKWESRLLLRNLLSPLGFEVREAVNGEDGVTMWRNWQPHLIWMDMQMPVMDGYAATRQIKRMTNGPIPVIIGLTASAFEENRAMVLEAGCDDFASKPFREDVIFQKMAEHLGVRYVYEEIPGPDVSSHSLSVPGDCLTVTECLQGMSPEWKTQLYQASSELNEEAIADLITQIPDGYKALATTLTNLVTQLRFDKIIELIQTND